A genomic region of Janthinobacterium lividum contains the following coding sequences:
- a CDS encoding oxidoreductase, which yields MTYGDHRQIPLHSGFGAATTASEVLAGRDLSGVQAIVTGGASGLGLETVRVLAGAGARVLVPARDQHQAQAALAGMAGVEVAALDLLDPQSIDAFAAAFLATGRTLHLLVNGAGIMATPLLRDARGYEAQFATNHLGHFQLTARLWPALRQAQGARVVCVSSLGHRQAGVDLDDPHFLRQPYDKWRAYAQSKSANALFAVELDRRAAAHGVRAFSLHPGAILTPLVRHLDIDDFRRVGALDDAGKVNPPPQSGFKSVAQGAATAVWCATSAQLEGIGGVYCEDCDIAALMPDDSTGPGVRRWAIDPGQARRLWTLSEQMTGVRFDCDAA from the coding sequence ATGACATACGGCGATCACAGGCAAATTCCCCTTCATTCCGGCTTCGGCGCGGCCACGACCGCCAGCGAGGTGCTGGCCGGCCGCGACCTGTCCGGCGTGCAGGCCATCGTCACGGGCGGCGCGTCGGGCCTGGGGCTGGAAACGGTGCGCGTACTGGCTGGCGCCGGCGCCAGGGTGCTGGTGCCGGCGCGCGACCAGCATCAGGCGCAAGCGGCCCTGGCCGGCATGGCTGGCGTGGAGGTCGCGGCGCTCGACCTGCTCGATCCGCAATCGATCGACGCATTCGCGGCCGCCTTCCTTGCCACGGGCCGCACCCTGCATCTGCTGGTGAACGGCGCCGGCATCATGGCCACGCCCTTGCTGCGCGATGCGCGCGGCTACGAGGCGCAGTTCGCGACGAATCACCTGGGGCATTTCCAGCTGACGGCGCGCCTGTGGCCCGCCTTGCGGCAGGCGCAGGGCGCGCGCGTGGTGTGCGTGTCGTCGCTGGGGCACCGGCAGGCGGGCGTCGACCTGGACGACCCGCATTTTCTGCGCCAGCCGTACGACAAATGGCGCGCGTATGCGCAGTCGAAAAGCGCCAACGCCTTGTTTGCCGTGGAGCTGGACCGGCGTGCCGCGGCGCACGGCGTGCGCGCCTTCTCGCTGCATCCGGGCGCCATCCTGACGCCGCTGGTGCGCCACCTGGATATTGACGATTTTCGCCGCGTGGGCGCGCTGGACGACGCAGGCAAGGTGAATCCGCCGCCGCAATCGGGTTTCAAGAGTGTGGCGCAGGGCGCTGCCACGGCCGTCTGGTGTGCCACCAGCGCGCAGCTCGAGGGTATTGGCGGCGTGTATTGCGAGGATTGCGACATCGCCGCCCTGATGCCGGACGACAGCACGGGGCCGGGCGTGCGGCGCTGGGCCATCGATCCAGGGCAGGCGCGCCGGCTATGGACGCTGAGCGAACAGATGACGGGCGTGCGCTTCGATTGCGACGCGGCATAA
- a CDS encoding AraC family transcriptional regulator: MDLLSDVLSLFDTRSSYFAGLKAGGEWAIDFPPPDGIKFNAVIEGACWLTVAGIDAPMPLQTGDCFLLAPGRAFTLASTPGLPAAPALEVYRHTQQGVARHGAPQHDFFLIGGRFHFGDEAAILLDCLPPLLHVRGDTDQASVLHWALQRLAQELQATAPGAALMTRHLGHMMLLQMLRQYLEAQASHPVGWLFALADPRLRAAIEAMHAQPARRWTLSQLAAVAGQSRSAFALHFKKRVGVTPLDYLLRWRMRLATRRLKGGSAPITLIAQALGYDSDSAFSHAFKRVMACSPRQYRLRHAGGQA; the protein is encoded by the coding sequence ATGGATTTGCTCTCCGATGTACTCTCGCTGTTTGATACGCGCAGCTCCTACTTTGCCGGCCTGAAGGCGGGCGGCGAGTGGGCCATCGACTTTCCGCCGCCGGACGGCATCAAGTTCAACGCCGTGATCGAAGGCGCTTGCTGGCTGACGGTCGCGGGCATCGACGCTCCCATGCCGCTGCAGACGGGCGACTGCTTCCTGCTGGCGCCGGGACGCGCGTTCACCCTGGCCAGCACGCCCGGCTTGCCGGCCGCGCCAGCGCTGGAAGTGTACCGGCACACGCAACAGGGCGTGGCCCGCCACGGCGCGCCGCAGCACGATTTCTTCCTCATCGGCGGACGCTTCCACTTTGGCGACGAAGCGGCCATCCTGCTCGACTGCCTGCCGCCGCTGCTGCACGTGCGCGGCGATACGGACCAGGCCAGCGTGCTGCACTGGGCATTGCAACGGCTGGCACAGGAACTGCAGGCGACGGCGCCCGGCGCGGCACTGATGACGCGCCACCTTGGTCACATGATGCTGTTGCAAATGCTGCGCCAGTATCTTGAAGCGCAGGCCTCGCACCCGGTGGGCTGGCTGTTCGCGCTGGCCGATCCACGGCTGCGCGCCGCCATCGAGGCCATGCACGCGCAACCGGCGCGGCGCTGGACCTTGTCGCAGCTGGCCGCCGTCGCGGGGCAGTCGCGCTCCGCCTTTGCCTTGCACTTCAAGAAGCGGGTGGGCGTGACGCCGCTCGACTACCTGCTGCGCTGGCGCATGCGCCTGGCCACGCGGCGCCTGAAGGGCGGCAGCGCACCCATCACCTTGATCGCACAGGCACTGGGCTACGATTCCGACAGCGCCTTCAGCCACGCCTTCAAGCGCGTCATGGCCTGCTCGCCGCGCCAGTACCGGCTGCGCCACGCGGGCGGGCAGGCGTAA